TGCTGCGGTGGAGCGGCTACAAGCGCTTGCAACAATGACTCCTATCTAGATCTCGCCCTCAGAGCGGTTAGGTGTTTTGATCGGATGACGAACAGCGTTGCCTCGTTCATTGAGGTTACGAATGAACTTGCTTCCGGTGAGCCGGTTTGCGTGCGTACTCAATGGGGACCGCAGGGTGGCGGTCATTTCCTTGCAATCCGTGGTGTGAAAACTTCTATATCCGGGCGAGAACTATACTTAATCGACGATCCGATTTTCGGTCGACAGCAGGTGCCTCGGATGAAATTCGAGACTGACTATAGAGGATCAGGTATTTGGACGCATACGTACTATGTTAAAAATGGTGGCGCTGGCGGAGGAGCAGCCCCTCATGTTGGACAGCAAAGCGATTTTCCGGACTCTCTAGGAGGATAAAATGAGTGTTGAGAAGCGAACCGCGCCGGACGCAACGCTGCGGGCTTTAACGAATGTTATGGAGGACATTTTCCAAACTCCTTCTGACGCCCGGGGAGGTGCTGTCACCTCTTTCGCCATCTATGAGCCAATCCCGCTCTATACGCTCGATTTGCAACAGGCAGCGGGTGCGGAGGCCCTTAAGCAAGCTAAGCAAATAGCCTGGCGATATATATTGCACTCCGGCAGCGAAAGGCTATTTGCCGATATCGACTCCGAAGATGGCCACAACAGTTCGGATTCTGATCTTTTCTCGGGTTTGACCGAGGGGCCTGTGGCAGAAGCACTTGAGAAGAAACTGATCGAGATAGACTTCGAGGAAAACTCTCCCGATAAAAATTGGGAACTTCGGATTATCGAAATACCAAGCATAAACGTCGGTGCCATATGGCTCCTAGGTCAAACAGCGCAGACCCCGACGAAGTTTTACTCGTATCTTGGTGCCGCTGACTTCTCGGGACAGACGAGCGAAAGCGATTTTATATCCGTTGTGAACAACCGTGCGGTTGAGCGTCTCCTGGAAGGTAGCAACCGGTCGCTCAGCACCCCATAGAGATATATCGAAACGAACCTTTCGATAAGGCGGTTGACGTGACCGAAGTGCTGTGCGCGTCAGACTATGTCTGATCCTTCCATCTTGTCGATGAGATCAGCCGGAACCTCAACCCGCCGTTTGCTCGGCCGTTACACATGCTAGTAGTAGACTTCACGCCCATCCGACACAAACCGCCCCCCATCCTCCATCACCGTCTACGCTCCGCCCCGGCCGCGATCGTCTGCACCAGCTCGTCCACCTCCCTTGCCAGCCGCGCCAGCGGCAATCCCACGAAGCGGCCCTCCAGGCTGATGCTGACGACGCCGTGGACGGCGCCGAAGAGGGTGCGGGCGCGGATGGCGCGGTCTTCGGGGGGCATGTCGGGCTGCAGTTCGGCCAGCGGTTCGGCGATCACGTCCATCAGGAAGAGGTGTTCGTCGAGGTGCCATTGCGGGGTCGGGCTGGTGTCGGGGGGAAAGTGGTCGAAGAGGGCCTTCCAGAGGTTGCGGTGTTCGACGGCGAAGGCGAGGTAGCCCTGGGCGAGGTTGCGCAGGCGGTCGGTCGGGCTTTTATCCCTGGCTTCACCAAGGGTCAGCCTGGCCTCCAAGGCCTTCAGCGTTGCGGAGTTGACGTGGATGACGAGCTCGGCGAGGTCTGAAAAGACGGTGTAGAGGCCGCCGAGGGCGCAGCCGGCGTCCTGGGTGATGTCGCGGGCGCGCAGATTGGTCAGCCCGTCGCGGGCGATGCGCTCGCGCGCCGCCTCGATCAGCCGGGCCTTCAGGTCCTCGCGTTTTTCTTCTCGTCTACCGGCCATTAACCACTCCATTTCGATTTTTTGAACGATGTTCAAAATTTATCTTGAACGACGTTCATGATTCTGCCATAACTCATCTCGTGAACAACGTTCATAAACCGGAGGCAAGAAATGTTCAAACTGATTTCCATTCTGTTGCGGGGCAGGGCGCATGATGCCGAACAGGCTTTTGCCGATCGCCACGCCGTGCCGCTGCTGTCCCAGCAGATCCGTGATGCCGCCCAACAGATCCAGTCGGCGCGCCGCAGCGTCGCCGTCGCCATCGCCCAGAACGAGCAGGAGAAGGGGCAGCATGCAACGATCGTTGCCCGCATCGCCGATCTCGAAAACCGCGCCACCGCGGCGCTCACCAAGGGCAATGAGGGGCTGGCGCGGGAAGCGGCCGAGGCGATCGCCTTTCTCGAAGCCGAGCGTGATGCGTCGGAGAAGGCGCAAGCCCAGTTCACCGCCGGCATCGACAAATTGAAGGCCATCGTCCGGGCCTCCGAAGCGCGGCTGCAGGCGCTGCAGCGCGGCGAGCGGCTGGCGCGCGCCACTGAGGAGGCGCAGAAGCTCGATGTGGTGGTCGCCGGTCCCGGCCTCGCGACGCTCGATGAGGCCGAGGAGACCTTGGCCCGCCTGCGCATCCGCCAGAGCCAGAATGATCTGACGGCGGCAGCACTCAAGGAGATGGAAGGCGCAATCCGCCCGGCCGGCATCATCGAAAAGCTTGCCACTGCCGGCTGCGGCCCGGCGCTTCACTCCTCCGCCGATGACGTGCTCGCCCGGCTCAAGAGCCGCATTACGCCGGCCGCCTGAAATCGCATTCATTCAGCCATCCAATCCATAGAACCTTGAGGATTACGATCATGAACGACAGTTTCCAGAAACATTCCGCCAGCTGGGTCAGCTTCTCCTACATCTCCTTCGGCTCGGCCGCCTTCATGCTGGCGCTCGGCCTTTACATGATGCCGCTCGATCTCTGGGGCAAAGGTTATCTCGCCATGGGCATCTTGATGCTGGTGCAGACCACCGTGAATATCACCAAGACGCTGCGTGACAATGCCGAATCCGAGAAGCTGATCCGCAAGGTCGAGGATGCCCGCACGGAAAAGCTGCTGGTCAAGTTCAATCGTAGCGATGAAGATTGATCTTCCTTAACCACAGCGCAGAGTTGTTGCCGCATTCAACCAATGGGTAACAACTCTGTGGCCTTCTCAGCGAGCCGAAAGAGGGACAACGCCCGTGCAACACAATCTGATGACGTCTAGGAAATTCGCGCCGCTGTTCTGGACCCAGTTCCTCACGGCCTTCAACGATA
This Rhizobium acidisoli DNA region includes the following protein-coding sequences:
- a CDS encoding papain-like cysteine protease family protein, giving the protein MVALVVEHQSQTHWCWAAVSASVARFFSAGTGWTQCKVANQIWSRQDCCGGAATSACNNDSYLDLALRAVRCFDRMTNSVASFIEVTNELASGEPVCVRTQWGPQGGGHFLAIRGVKTSISGRELYLIDDPIFGRQQVPRMKFETDYRGSGIWTHTYYVKNGGAGGGAAPHVGQQSDFPDSLGG
- a CDS encoding TetR/AcrR family transcriptional regulator; translation: MAGRREEKREDLKARLIEAARERIARDGLTNLRARDITQDAGCALGGLYTVFSDLAELVIHVNSATLKALEARLTLGEARDKSPTDRLRNLAQGYLAFAVEHRNLWKALFDHFPPDTSPTPQWHLDEHLFLMDVIAEPLAELQPDMPPEDRAIRARTLFGAVHGVVSISLEGRFVGLPLARLAREVDELVQTIAAGAERRR
- a CDS encoding PspA/IM30 family protein; this translates as MFKLISILLRGRAHDAEQAFADRHAVPLLSQQIRDAAQQIQSARRSVAVAIAQNEQEKGQHATIVARIADLENRATAALTKGNEGLAREAAEAIAFLEAERDASEKAQAQFTAGIDKLKAIVRASEARLQALQRGERLARATEEAQKLDVVVAGPGLATLDEAEETLARLRIRQSQNDLTAAALKEMEGAIRPAGIIEKLATAGCGPALHSSADDVLARLKSRITPAA
- a CDS encoding YiaA/YiaB family inner membrane protein, which translates into the protein MNDSFQKHSASWVSFSYISFGSAAFMLALGLYMMPLDLWGKGYLAMGILMLVQTTVNITKTLRDNAESEKLIRKVEDARTEKLLVKFNRSDED